Proteins from a genomic interval of Epinephelus fuscoguttatus linkage group LG16, E.fuscoguttatus.final_Chr_v1:
- the LOC125903180 gene encoding peroxisomal N(1)-acetyl-spermine/spermidine oxidase-like: MALSVNARIFIIGCGISGIAAAHRLVNAGFRRVRILEATARSGGRIKTGRLGDNIVEVGANWIHGPSEENPVFCLARKYGLLDPEALNPENQATDVEGYPPKVPNVFSSSGQKLNAEDIYPAQELFIRLMCAEFESQGGEPQACVGDFIRSKVQQRAAEEWKDVEAATRSLRLCMISNMLKEECCINGAHSMDEVGLDAFGLYKTFPGMDCTLLGGFEGLIKNLMSELPSGLVTYNQPVHCVHWNNTEKRESPVMIECDDGEKVAADHAIVTVPLGYLKKHHSDLFHPPLPLHKLHSIQRLGFGTSNKIFLEFDSPWWDADCEVIYLVWEDEDVMVDQVPDVQRSWMKKLFGFTVLKPTERYGHVLCGWIAGHESEYMETLSEQEVTHTITQLIRRFTGNPTITPRRVLRSQWFHDPWTCGAYSHPGIGCSAQDLENMREPLGSRSQPLQVLFAGEATHPDYYSTVHGALLTGWREADRLISHYSSISPDLKF; the protein is encoded by the exons ATGGCTCTGAGTGTGAACGCTAGAATATTTATAATAGGATGTGGAATATCAGGTATAGCAGCGGCACACCGACTTGTCAATGCTGGATTTCGACGTGTGCGGATACTTGAAGCAACTGCAAGAAGTGGAGGAAGAATAAAAACTGGTAGACTGG GTGATAATATTGTTGAGGTAGGGGCAAACTGGATCCATGGACCGTCTGAGGAGAACCCAGTGTTTTGTCTGGCCCGCAAGTACGGGCTGCTGGATCCAGAGGCCCTCAATCCAGAGAACCAGGCTACGGACGTCGAAGGATATCCCCCCAAAGTTCCAAATGTCTTCAGCAGTTCAG GTCAGAAACTGAATGCTGAGGACATCTATCCTGCTCAGGAGCTGTTTATTAGGTTAATGTGTGCAGAATTTGAGAGTCAAGGAGGAGAACCCCAGGCCTGTGTGGGAGATTTCATACGTTCAAAG GTTCAACAACGAGCAGCAGAAGAGTGGAAAGATGTTGAAGCAGCCACCAGATCTCTGCGACTGTGTATGATCAGTAACATGTTAAAGGAGGAGTGCTGTATTAACGGGGCTCACAGCATGGATGAGGTGGGTCTGGATGCCTTTGGCCTATACAAGACTTTTCCTGGGATGGACTGTACATTGCTAGG TGGCTTTGAAGGTCTTATCAAAAACCTGATGTCGGAGCTCCCCAGTGGTTTAGTGACCTACAATCAGCCTGTTCACTGTGTCCACTGGaacaacacagagaagagagagagccCTGTGATGATCGAGTGTGATGATGGGGAGAAGGTTGCTGCTGATCATGCTATTGTCACAGTTCCTCTAG GATACCTAAAGAAGCACCATTCAGACCTGTTccatcctcccctccctctaCACAAGCTGCACTCCATCCAGAGACTAGGTTTTGGAACAAGCAATAAAATTTTTCTGGAGTTTGATTCACCGTGGTGGGATGCTGACTGTGAGGTCATCTACCTGGTGTGGGAGGATGAG GATGTCATGGTGGACCAGGTGCCAGATGTGCAGAGGTCCTGGATGAAGAAGTTGTTTGGCTTCACTGTGCTGAAACCCACTGAGAG GTATGGCCATGTTCTGTGCGGCTGGATTGCTGGGCATGAGTCAGAGTATATGGAGACACTGTCTGAACAGGAggtcacacacaccatcacacaacTCATCCGCAGATTTACAG GAAATCCTACCATCACCCCGAGGAGAGTCCTGCGCTCCCAGTGGTTTCATGACCCCTGGACATGTGGAGCGTACTCTCACCCAGGAATAGGCTGTTCAGCGCAGGATCTGGAGAACATGAGGGAGCCCCTGGGATCACGGTCACAG CCCCTGCAGGTGCTGTTTGCTGGAGAGGCTACTCATCCAGACTACTACTCCACCGTCCACGGAGCTCTTCTCACTGGGTGGAGAGAGGCTGACAGACTCATCTCTCACTACTCCTCCATCAGTCCAGAtctaaaattttaa
- the LOC125903177 gene encoding peroxisomal N(1)-acetyl-spermine/spermidine oxidase-like → MVVNVNAKIVIIGCGIAGIAAAQRLVNAGFHHVRILEATARSGGRIKTARLGDNIVEIGANWIHGPSEENPVFCLARKYGLLDPEALTPENQAMDVEGHPPWVPNVFSSSGRKLNAEDIYPAQELFMELIDESSEFESQGGEPHACVGDFIRSEARQRAAEKWKDDDAATSSLRLCMISTMLKVECCVNGTHSMDEVGLGAFGLYKTLPGLDCTFPGGYEGLIKNLMSELPSDLVTYNQPVRCVHWNNSEKRESPVMIECDDGEKVAADHVIVTIPLGYLKKHHSTLFRPPLPLHKLHSVRRLGFGTNNKIFVEFDSPWWDADCEVIYLVWEDEDVMVDQVPDVQRSWMKKLFGFTVLKPTERYGHVLCGWIAGHESEYMETLSEQEVTHTITQLIRRFTGNPTITPRRVLRSQWFHDPWTCGSYSHPGIGCSAQDLENMREPLPTKGSQSQPLQVLFAGEATHPYYYSTVHGALLTGWREADRLISHYSSMRAPEPLRSKL, encoded by the exons ATGGTTGTGAATGTGAACGCTAAAATAGTTATTATAGGATGCGGGATAGCAGGTATAGCGGCGGCACAGCGGCTCGTTAACGCTGGGTTTCATCATGTGCGGATACTTGAAGCGACTGCAAGGAGCGGAGGAAGAATTAAAACCGCTAGACTGG GTGATAATATTGTTGAGATAGGGGCAAACTGGATCCATGGACCGTCTGAGGAGAACCCAGTGTTTTGTCTGGCCCGCAAGTACGGGCTGCTGGATCCAGAGGCCCTCACCCCAGAGAACCAGGCCATGGACGTCGAAGGACATCCACCCTGGGTTCCAAATGTCTTCAGCAGTTCAG GTCGGAAGCTGAATGCCGAGGACATCTATCCTGCTCAGGAGTTGTTTATGGAGTTAATTGATGAAAGTTCAGAATTTGAGAGTCAAGGAGGAGAACCCCATGCCTGTGTGGGAGATTTCATACGTTCGGAG GCTCGACAACGAGCAGCAGAGAAGTGGAAAGATGATGATGCAGCCACCAGTTCTCTGCGACTGTGTATGATCAGTACCATGCTGAAGGTGGAGTGCTGTGTTAACGGGACTCACAGCATGGATGAGGTGGGTCTGGGTGCCTTTGGCCTATACAAGACTCTTCCTGGACTGGACTGTACATTTCCAGG TGGCTATGAAGGTCTGATCAAGAACTTGATGTCGGAGCTCCCCAGTGATTTGGTGACCTACAATCAGCCTGTTCGCTGTGTCCACTGGAACAActcagagaagagagagagccCTGTGATGATCGAGTGTGATGATGGGGAGAAGGTTGCTGCTGATCATGTGATTGTCACAATACCTCTAG GATACCTGAAGAAGCACCATTCAACCCTGTTTCGTCCTCCGCTCCCTCTGCACAAGCTACACTCTGTCCGGAGACTTGGTTTTggaacaaataataaaatatttgtggaGTTTGATTCACCGTGGTGGGATGCTGACTGTGAGGTCATCTACCTGGTGTGGGAAGATGAG GATGTCATGGTGGACCAGGTGCCAGATGTGCAAAGGTCCTGGATGAAGAAGTTGTTTGGCTTCACTGTGCTGAAACCCACTGAGAG GTATGGCCATGTTCTGTGCGGCTGGATTGCTGGGCATGAGTCAGAGTATATGGAGACACTGTCTGAACAGGAggtcacacacaccatcacacaacTCATCCGCAGATTTACAG GAAATCCTACCATCACCCCGAGGAGAGTCCTGCGCTCCCAGTGGTTTCATGACCCCTGGACATGTGGATCGTACTCTCACCCAGGAATAGGCTGTTCAGCGCAGGACCTGGAGAACATGAGGGAGCCCCTGCCTACAAAGGGATCACAGTCACAG CCTCTGCAGGTGCTGTTTGCTGGAGAGGCTACTCATCCATACTACTACTCCACCGTCCATGGAGCTCTTCTCACTGGGTGGAGAGAGGCTGACAGACTCATCTCTCACTACTCTTCCATGCGTGCACCTGAGCCGCTCAGATCAAAGCTTTAA
- the mtg1 gene encoding mitochondrial ribosome-associated GTPase 1, which produces MKLHEALRNVSKFRTVFDFGGREVAHWFPGHMAKGLKQMRASLKSVDCIIEIHDARIPFSGRNPVFQETLDVRPHLLVLNKMDLADLSNKQRILKTLEKNRVRNVLFTDCLKQRDDNIKKLVPTVVEMIESQPRFNRVENTNYRLMVIGVPNVGKSSLINSLRRTNLKKGRASRVGGEPGITKAVLTKIQVCERPIMHLLDTPGVLPPKIESVETGMKLALCGTILDHLVGEDIIADYLLYSLNRLEKFSYVEKYDLQEPSDDIQHVLKRIAVKLGMTQRVKAITGVGNITITVPNYTAAAYNFIRAFRKGELGQVMLD; this is translated from the exons ATGAAACTGCACGAGGCGCTCCGTAATGTCAGCAAGTTCAGGACCGTTTTCGACTTTGGAGGACGGGAAGTGGCTCACTGGTTCCCCGGACACATGGCTAAAG GACTGAAGCAGATGAGAGCCAGCCTGAAGAGTGTGGACTGTATCATAGAGATCCATGATGCCAGA ATCCCCTTCTCGGGAAGAAACCCTGTGTTTCAGGAGACTCTAGATGTCAGACCCCATCTGCTGGTCCTCAACAAGATGGACCTCGCTGATCTGTCCAACAAGCAG AGAATCCTGAAGACGTTAGAAAAGAACAGGGTGAGGAATGTTCTCTTTACAGACTGTTTAAAGCAGAGAGATGACAACATCAAAAAG TTGGTGCCAACGGTGGTGGAAATGATTGAGAGCCAACCACGCTTTAACAGAGTTGAG AATACAAATTACCGCCTGATGGTGATTGGAGTACCCAACGTTGGGAAGTCGTCTCTTATTAACTCACTGAGAAGAACAAACTTGAAAAAAG GTCGTGCATCTCGAGTAGGCGGAGAGCCAGGCATAACTAAAGCAGTCCTGACTAAAATACAG GTGTGTGAGCGACCCATAATGCACCTGTTGGACACGCCAGGAGTCTTGCCTCCGAAGATTGAGAGTGTTGAAACGGGCATGAAGCTGGCGTTATGTG GAACTATTCTGGACCATTTAGTGGGTGAAGACATAATCGCTGACTACTTACTGTATTCCCTGAACAGGCTTGAGAAGTTCAG ttatgTAGAGAAATACGACCTCCAAGAGCCAAGCGATGACATTCAGCATGTCCTCAAACGTATTGCTGTAAAACTTGGAATGACACAACGGGTCAAAGCCATTACTGGAGTCG GGAACATCACCATCACTGTCCCAAACTACACAGCAGCGGCTTACAATTTCATCAGAGCCTTCAGGAAAGGAGAGCTGGGACAAGTAATGCTGGACTGA
- the sprn gene encoding shadow of prion protein, with product MSGMNQVLATCWTCLLLSAFLCEPVLSKGGRGGSRGSSRGTHSRSSTAGSYRGAGSYGGTRSRFRAAGRSSPVRVAAAAAAGAAVALTAEKWYASAYRRSNADSSDEELDYYNRTNYFDALMSGSTQNGSSLSQLVSIIIATFYPNYGLLVDTIL from the coding sequence ATGTCAGGGATGAACCAGGTGCTTGCAACATGCTGGACTTGcctcctgctctctgctttCCTGTGTGAGCCGGTGCTGTCCAAGGGCGGTCGTGGAGGGTCCCGGGGTTCATCTCGGGGCACCCACTCTCGCAGCTCCACAGCGGGGAGTTACCGGGGAGCAGGCTCCTACGGTGGGACCCGCTCCCGCTTCAGGGCCGCAGGGCGCTCGTCTCCAGTGAGGgtggcagcagcggcagcagcaggggCAGCGGTGGCCTTAACAGCGGAGAAATGGTACGCCTCTGCCTACCGCCGCAGCAATGCCGACAGCTCAGACGAAGAGCTGGATTACTACAACAGGACCAATTACTTTGATGCACTCATGTCAGGCTCAACTCAAAATGGatcttctctctctcagctgGTTTCTATAATTATTGCAACATTTTACCCAAACTATGGACTCTTGGTCGACACTATACTGTAG